The DNA sequence TTCAAAGCCCACCTCTGCTGCTTTGTTATTACTTTACATTAACACAAATGCACCAAGTCAACTCAAGTTACTGACAGATTtttagagagaaagagaaaaaaaaagcgtaACTTCTAAATGTCACGATATTGTCGGCTTGTTGCCAGATTATATCTGCTCTAATGGATACACAAAcgtgtcattttatttttaaaacagtgaggTGCCTTTGGGTTGCATCTTCTTTGCCAGTTCCATTTAATGAAGTGAAAACTTTCACAAGGATGCATGTTTGAACATCAGTGTGTTGTAAAGAGTAAATTGGATGATTGAAAGGCCTATGGTGAGCCGTGGACCAAAACAACATAAGGAACCAGTGTCTCTTACACCGTACAGTAAATGCTCCCTGAAACATCCTCTACTCTAATATTAAGTGTACACAATATGAAATAATACCATTTAACCACAACAGCTGGTCTATGTCTTTGAGTTTTGTACAATTTTATTATGTCACATACATAAGTAACTGTGTCAGATTTCCTCACAGACAAATGCAAATTGCAAACTTGGAAAAGTTGTAGCCTGAATATGCCAATATGTGCCTTTATGCACTGTGCTTCAATTGGACTCTTCTACATTCAGTTGGATTTTAATAGTTATGGCTATAAAATTGTAACAATTAAGTCAATGTGGTGATCTGATTAGatttatgttgcatttttagGGTTGTACACTAATACTTAAACTGTCGAAATAGTTAACAAGGTTGTAAATAATCCATTATCTTTCCTTAACTCTTAATTTGGACTTCTATTAATGGAACTTGTATTTCAGAAGCAATACATCTGAACACAGAGGAAACCTGTTGTGTGAAAAATATgagtagattaaaaaaaaaaaatcacacctcTGAActctaaaaaaacagaaaagaaaaaagtattgtAAATCACGAGAGGATAAATAAACTCCCTTTGGAACGCACATTTATCTGATGGATCATGTTTGTCAAAAGAGAAGCAGATAtgacaaatacaaaaagaaacaaaaatccaTTTAGTAACTCATGAgtgccttttcttcttttaaaccGTCCACTGCTGGACACGGACGAGATCTGAATTTCACTTTTGGACTCTTGGTCAATTCATCCCagaagacaacaaacaaaaccaaaaaaaagaatgaatttcAAATAGTGTTGTCACAAACATCTAAATACAAAACACGCACAATGTGAGTTCTTCttgaataaagatttttttaaaaagacatagaaatcaaacaataTTTTGAGGATCCTAAGGCCTGTTTGAAATTGGCAGCTGATGATAAAGGTTATGTTTCTTTTACATGTGTACGTTTTCTGTTTCCACCTAACAGAGGCTTGTATccagacaatgacaaaaacccTCCACATACTGCACTTCTTTTCTCTTTATATAACACAACACCCCAATAGAGTCACTGCATTTAGGTTCCTGCAGCGTGCCATCCAAACTGCTGTTTCACCTGCAGAGTACATAGAGGGTTTAAGGCAGCTTGAAAATCTCCATTTTCACTAATGTAAAGTAACCACTAGCACTCATTAGTTTACACCGTGGCCATTGCTTCATGTTGGTCTCTCATCCACGTCAGAAGTGTGATTGCTGTCATCCTTGCTACTGGAAGTTTTGACAGGATGttgacttgtgtttttttctgtttgatagGATTCTCAGAGATATTTGGTTCTTTGTCAGGTAAACAGACTCGACACACTCCAGCTCTCAGTGTTTTCGTAGTTCAtctcagtgtttctgctgctgatggGACTGTGCGTCGCTTATCCCGGGCCTCATGTGGCCTTGTCTTTCTGGTTGCAgttgttgtctgtgctgttgTGATCTGTCTCGTTGTCCTGTACGCTGTCCTTCTGGAGGATGTCCTGCTGCTCTTTGGGCTGCCGGCGTCTCGATCTGACAGGTAGGGCCAGAACCACCAGCAGACATAGAAGGTGTAAGCAGAAGTACCAACACCTGCAAAGACACCCAGTACAACAGTAGAAATTATGGGAATAGAGTTTACTAATCGAGGGATTTGAAGGATAAAAGATGAAAATAGGTGCAGAAcatcaaagatttttttgtaattttgtattaATACTAAATAGGCTgccacaataacaacaaaacaacctagtatacaacaacacaaaatataacaaGGTGTCGACAGTATAGTATCTCAGTTAATCGTTGACTTCCTTATAATGGGGTCTCTGTACCCTAGGctacaaaacaaacaggacTCTTCTGTTTCATTCCATATTAATTGCAGATATGCAGGGTGGAAATGCATTTCAAAACCTGATCCCAGCTCATTTCAGAACTACATTTAGTATTATTAATCACATCAGTTATTTGTTCCATTCTAAGGtcaaaaaaactcaacaaactAAGTTtgtaaaagccaaaaaatatattattttcctGTCTCTTTTACCATAGCTGTGCAATCCTTTCACTTAACAAGCCAACAACAGGACCATAGATCAATCTTAAGCTGAATTAAAATATAGTCAGATTTGTTGGCACCTTAGTATCATGGGCCTAGATGCACTACTTTGGGCCTGGCTGAAATAGTTCAACAACTATTAGACAGACTGCGTGaaaatttgtacaaatattCACGGTCCTGTTTAATCCTACAGACTATAGTGAACTGATCATTCCTCTTGAGCCACAAtgaagttgacatttttggGCATTTAACAGAATGCCTTAAAATCTGCCACATGAAATGTCATTGAATTTGATGAAGTGTAATGACTTGGTGATCGCTTCATGTTTCATCTCGCGCCATCATCATTTGGTCAAAATTTGTCCAGTACTTTGGTTTAGGAACGAATCCCTGCAAAGTGAGTCTGTTTTATACTGCCTGTCTAGCAGCCACTTGCTGATGATTGGGTCTTTATTTCATGGCCGCAGCTGATGTTGAGGCGGCCCGTTTTATTTCATCATCAATCCTCTCCATCCTTCGCTCGTTAAGCTGTCTTGTTAGCCGTTACAGCCTGACGGGACCCAGGCGAATAAAAAAGCGTTAATTTCTACACCAAGGGCAGCCGCTTCATTTACATTCCTATTATTACAACAATTCCACATAACAAGTCACTCTACTAATTACCCCACAGTAAAGCCGACACTGTAGTATTCTGTCTTGTACTCCTCAGTGTCAAACCTGCAATACTGCATTAATATTAACACACATCTTAATTAAGTACCTGTAGAATTTGAGCGAGGGTCCCACAGCAAGTAAGACGAATGGCACCACTGTGTAACTAATGGCAACCTGAGTCCACGCCCACGTGATGACATCATAGATGCATTTGTACGAGTCAGACACCAGGAAGTATGGTCTGATGTTGTGTCTTATCtggaagagaagaaaatgacCTTGAAGTTGaactttaaacaaaaacaagctgtaCACCTTAAATTACAATCCTCTCATTTGACCGTTTAGTAAACTAAAGTTGAACTGAGCTGAGTGACCTGGTTCTAGAAATTACTGCCTGATGCTGCTTGTTATCTGTCCAACTCCCATTTTTGCtgcctctttctgtctttttctgcctcACAACCCTTCAGAGACATCTATCTCCATATCGCAGTGGCCAGTAGTAACTGGGTCAGTGACCTCTGTGTCCTCTTTCAGATAAAGACGAATAAAGTCCTGCAGAAACTCACCTGCACAACAAATTTACGGCAATGGCATTTCACTTAAACAACCCAGTGTGCTATCCAGAGTTATGGTGCATTTCAACTGTACTATCACTCCACTGTCTCTACGTAATATCCTCATGTCTTCTTCTTTTACACAACTAGCGTGAGTAAGTCTGGCTTAGCACAGATTAGTGGTAATGGCATCACACTTAAAATGAAGTAGTGGTACATTACATCATCATTATCCACTTACTCTCCATAAAAtggttttgttgtgtgtttgttggtctgCTAAGTAGCTGTGGTAAATCTAAAGAGCTCTTACACACTAGCACGGAAGAACAGATGCATTTTGTGCTCATTATGTTATGCATCCTAAGTTCCAAAGACAAGTTTCTCCAAATTTAGAGGTACAATTGTATCTATTTTGACTGAATTTGGACGGATAAAGCTATATTCCAGCTAAAGGTAATGCGTAGACAATATAGATGTTTGTACTCACTGCACGTGCAGCCATGGTCATGGCGATTCCAGTGAGGAAGGTAAGGAAGTAGCCTGGGTAGACCCCGTGCCACATGGCTGACAGCAGGAAGGTGGCAGCAGTGGGGTTAATGGCACAGCGCTCGTAGCACACCctgaaaagaaaatcattcaaaaaGAGTAGAAACAATTGAACAAATGACTCATTACAGACTTCCAGCACCTGGAAAAATATACAAGTTCACTGCACCAAAGATAATTGCTTCAAGTTGTGCTTCTAGTCAAATATTATTAATATCAAAACATTCAGTGTGAAATATGCAGATTCTCTACAGAACTCTCTGAGTCTCTTGAGCAACACCCGGTATTAAAACCTGAATGTTTTTACCTTTTGAGCCAAAGAGCTGTTTGAATATTCCAGTTGTCTAGGAACATCTTGAAACTGGTGGCAAACTGAAAGGGAATCCAGAACAACATACTTTTAGGTGTTAAGTGCAAAGGGCCTTTACGAGTGTAAAATGGATCTCATAACATGATCCACACCTCAATATCCAGAATTCTGAGATTGGATATAAGGTCCCACCGTGGGGAGCCATCTATGTTGTATCCATTGAAGCCAAATCCGGCTGCGTTGTTGATGGCGTCAGCTGCAGGAGAAAGGTACAAATGTTCTTAGAGTACGATAACAACAGCAAGGGGCTCCACATCCTTAGAATAGATGAGTTTGTGAGGTGGTGACAGAAACAGATGGACATACGGCATCACGTGTATTTGTTGTTGGTTAAGAAGTTAGAGCTGCAGTTTTCACTTCAGCACTAGATGGCGCTGTTACATCAAGAGACACTGTTGAATAAGAGGATTTTTTTAGGCTGCAACCACACATAGTGTGCTACAGACTACttcaaaaatcatcaaattcGCTGATCCCAGAGCAGCTCAGTGCGTTCATACTACTTAAAGGATCAGTGAGATTGAATAAAACCTCCTCAGTTTAGCATTCACATGAGTTTTTTGTGATTCACTCATTTTCACAGTATTGTATCTTGCTGCCAGTCTATGGTACAGGCATTCAAAATAACATATTTGATCTTGCTGCATTAGatcaaatatgtaattttgaagGGCCATACCATCCAGGGCTTTCTCTTACACTCAACAACAGGTTTGCTTCTCTTCATTTTTAGTGCATGCTACACATTAGAAGACTGATCCACATATCGGAACATCTTATTTAGATATAGAAGGTAAAGTTACTGACATCACAAAGTAATTCATTGAttgttttaatttacaaaaatctaataaaaacatattattcTTGGACTGCATAATAAGTGactgtgtgatgatgatgtgtgCTCCACAATTACAGTCACATTGAACTCACCAAGTGTCCAGACAAAGTAGTACTTTGGCCTCAGAGCCAGCATTGCCAGGTAAAGGTAGATGACCTGGTGAAGGAAGGGTGTGGAGTTGACAAAGTCATCGTCGATGGAGTGCTCCACTGGCAGCAGCTTGCACAGCGACAGATAGATGGCCAGTGAGATGGCACATGTACACAGCTTGGAGATGACGTCATTCTgggcagaggagagaggagggagtgtGATACAAAGCAGCAATGCAATTAAAACTCATTAAACTGTGTTATATTCAAAAGGGAACATGAGATACTATACTTTTCCTTTTAAACAAGTAGTTAAGTGGATTTGAAGTTATCTCAAGTCCTTGAGCCTTCTATCCTGTTTTATATTTAGTAACatctgtgtttcactgtgttcttttgtcttgtgGGATGAACACACTCACTTTTGGAGagtaattaaattattattgcatAATGCAgcaagaatatatatatatatatatatatatatatatatatatataaccttGAGATTTAGACATGTGCGTCATTAAATTCTTAATAATGTCtgagtttttgtttctgtaaagAGAACTGAACAAATTATAATTACCATGGACATATTAAAACTGCTCCACTCAGGGCCTTTCAAACATTATCCAACATGCACTTACAAGAGAATGGTGTAGCATTAAGTCAATTTTAGTCCAATTCTGTGAGGGTTTATAGCAATTTTGAAAATAGAAGTCTACTTTAACACAGTGTTTGCAGATTTCGATTCATGTGGTAAAAACTGCAGTATTTGTATTTATCGTAAAGCCTGTCTGTGGGACAAATTTCCTTTTGTACCATACTTATTTCtgcaaaaagaaactgaaatgaatGGGCCTCACGACTATACAGAATCATCTCCACAGAGGTGTGATGTACCTTTGATGAGGGTTCACTCTGCTTGTACTTTCCATTCTCCTTGCCGTTGGCGTTCTCCTGGTGCCGTGGCTGGTAGCCCGTCCCCTCAATGAAGGCCATGTAGTCATTGTAGGAGCAGGTGGGCCCTGCCAGGATGCCCATGAAGTTACAGTTGTAGCTCAGGTATTCCAGCAAACTGGGCATCCGACTGAAATATGACAAGGTAGAGACAAGGGCAGATTGTtaggaaaataaagaagaaaaatggaaattagAAAATGTTCATCAGATCATGTTGCAGTCATTACCCAAGTAGCAGGGAACAGTTTTAACCTAATGTCCAAAAAACAGATAATAATTTCTAACAAAGTGCTTATGAGGCTAAATGTGAGCTAAGGCTTTTAGCTGCAGCATTCATTCAATGTTTGGAGGATGattatgttccatgataacaaagcAGAAATGTTCTCAAGCAACATTCTAACAGTGTTTTCCAGATATAATCAAAGCCTCAGATGaagtttataaaatgttcctgtaatgtgatgtattaacaaaggtggaccATTTAGCTGCTCTACTTGAGTGGATGCTTTGAGGATAACATTCAATcaacacattatagaacgttctCCTATcaaacattctcacaatgttaCACAATAACAAAGAAGGAATGTTCtaaaacaacattcacaaagtgtttTGCAGATGTTATTGAGGCATaagatgacaaaatgttttataataGTTGCCTTTTATGAGGAAACACATCGCAGAACGTTCTATTAAACGCTTCCCCAGTGACAGCGACAAAAATATACTTTCcatgcaacattcagaaaacgtTTTTAAGGTGTTAttgaggcctcagatgacagaacattCTTTATAAGACTTTCCCGTAATGTGATATATAAACGAAGGGGGAACGTTCTGCCAAGAATGTTCTgaagatgctttaaaaatgttgctgagCGAGCCTATTGTTAAATTCATAAAACATTCCAACAATGTTCCAtaacaaacataaataataacaaaagaaGATTGCTTTCAGTGCCACATTCAGTTTAACCAGTATTAGGGCAAA is a window from the Amphiprion ocellaris isolate individual 3 ecotype Okinawa chromosome 20, ASM2253959v1, whole genome shotgun sequence genome containing:
- the mboat2a gene encoding lysophospholipid acyltransferase 2 gives rise to the protein MAPQTTASCTGSTLLQPISEIINLPLDQVNFVASQLFALLMAVWFRLYLHPSKTSPFIRHVVATLLGFYLALFCFGWYSLHFLVQSGLSYSVMVFAGLEHMHKYCFIVTLGYLILCQITRVYVFDYGMYSADFTGPMMVITQKITSLAFEIHDGLTKRESQLTPSQKYLAVSRMPSLLEYLSYNCNFMGILAGPTCSYNDYMAFIEGTGYQPRHQENANGKENGKYKQSEPSSKNDVISKLCTCAISLAIYLSLCKLLPVEHSIDDDFVNSTPFLHQVIYLYLAMLALRPKYYFVWTLADAINNAAGFGFNGYNIDGSPRWDLISNLRILDIEFATSFKMFLDNWNIQTALWLKRVCYERCAINPTAATFLLSAMWHGVYPGYFLTFLTGIAMTMAARAIRHNIRPYFLVSDSYKCIYDVITWAWTQVAISYTVVPFVLLAVGPSLKFYRCWYFCLHLLCLLVVLALPVRSRRRQPKEQQDILQKDSVQDNETDHNSTDNNCNQKDKAT